A window of the Cicer arietinum cultivar CDC Frontier isolate Library 1 chromosome 6, Cicar.CDCFrontier_v2.0, whole genome shotgun sequence genome harbors these coding sequences:
- the LOC101492450 gene encoding BTB/POZ domain-containing protein At5g60050, whose protein sequence is MGGDNSLKSKEVSTMIKHGFISNPTFSSFSPSRTFSPSPPSSTTRPSQTHSLFDMMSDDHNNRDAKHSDDNLRKMKDRITKLLQEAPFSGGDVKLTVVGKEGFKVSMEVKKSVLADKSRFFAEKLRCENGMSHSVEISDCDDVDVYVEAVVLMHCVDLKKRLRFMGQQGVSKLLNLLKVSAAIMFDLGVISCLEYLEAIPWTEDEQEEIISQLGHLHLHDSATEVLLRVSSTPSTATRDDDIFTNLLSSVLQAKDDKARREMKSLLSKLLKDNAFNDSSKVDVSKDTLYHLCHRCISALGLCLSEAIGTLERPDRGVLMSEITREADNIQWIVDILIGKKMGEEFVKIWAEQKELAALHLKVQTVYRYEISRITAQLCIGIGRGHMLVPKEIRFSLLSTWLEALYEDFGWMRRGSRGLDKKLVEDGLSQTILTLPLFQQQVLLLNWFDRFLNKGDDCPNIQKAFEIWWRRAFIRKYSPEPDNNSQLQITLFDYPK, encoded by the exons atggGTGGAGATAATTCATTGAAATCAAAAGAAGTTTCTACCATGATAAAACACGGTTTCATATCTAACCCAACCTTCTCTTCTTTCTCACCTTCTAGAACCTTCTCTCCATCTCCTCCATCATCCACAACTCGCCCGAGTCAAACTCACTCGCTCTTCGACATGATGTCCGACGACCACAACAACCGCGACGCTAAGCACTCCGACGACAACCTCCGGAAAATGAAAGATCGGATTACGAAGCTTCTACAAGAAGCGCCGTTTAGCGGCGGCGATGTGAAATTGACGGTGGTTGGGAAGGAAGGGTTTAAGGTATCGATGGAAGTTAAGAAGAGTGTTCTTGCTGATAAGAGTAGATTCTTCGCGGAGAAGCTTCGTTGTGAAAATGGAATGTCGCATTCGGTTGAGATCAGTGATTGTGATGATGTTGATGTTTATGTGGAAGCTGTTGTTTTGATGCACTGTGTGGATCTTAAGAAGAGGTTGAGATTTATGGGTCAACAAGGTGTTTCTAAACTTTTGAATTTGCTCAAG GTATCAGCAGCTATCATGTTTGACCTTGGGGTAATATCATGTCTGGAATATTTGGAAGCTATTCCATGGACTGAAGATGAACAGGAGGAAATCATATCTCAACTAGGTCATCTGCATCTTCATGACTCTGCAACCGAAGTTCTTCTTAGAGTATCATCGACTCCATCTACTGCTACAAGGGACGATGACATATTCACAAATCTTTTGAGTAGTGTTCTACAAGCTAAAGACGACAAAGCTCGTAGGGAAATGAAATCTCTGCTATCTAAATTGCTTAAAGATAATGCATTTAATGATAGCAGCAAAGTTGATGTTTCTAAAGACACACTCTATCATCTTTGCCACAGGTGCATCAGTGCTCTTGGCCTATGCCTGTCCGAAGCAATTGGCACACTCGAGAGGCCGGACCGGGGGGTCTTAATGAGCGAAATAACACGCGAAGCTGACAATATTCAGTGGATTGTCGACATTTTGATCGGCAAAAAGATGGGCGaagaatttgtaaaaatatgggCAGAACAGAAAGAGCTTGCCGCACTTCATTTGAAAGTTCAAACCGTTTACCGCTACGAGATCAGTAGAATCACAGCACAACTTTGTATTGGGATTGGAAGGGGACACATGTTGGTGCCGAAAGAAATTCGATTTTCGTTGCTGTCGACATGGCTAGAAGCTTTATATGAAGATTTTGGATGGATGAGGAGAGGTTCTAGAGGTCTTGATAAGAAATTGGTTGAAGATGGATTGAGCCAAACTATACTCACACTGCCTTTATTCCAGCAGCAGGTTTTGTTGCTCAATTGGTTTGATAGATTTCTTAACAAAGGGGATGATTGTCCTAATATTCAGAAAGCATTCGAGATTTGGTGGAGAAGGGCTTTCATCAGAAAGTATTCACCTGAACCTGATAATAATTCCCAATTACAGATAACTTTGTTCGATTACCCTAAATGA